A DNA window from Acidobacteriota bacterium contains the following coding sequences:
- a CDS encoding ParB/RepB/Spo0J family partition protein gives MSKRSGLPETIRMRHDEHYVETLSAPAGTPIGRLVTIDQIDPNPDQPRQTMGDLSELMASIGEKGILEPLIVRCKGGRYQIIAGERRYQAAVQVGLTELPVVIRDVDEDEVIELALIENLQRKDLTPFEEAEALHAVAEKQGLTHEDLAKRLGKSRTSITETLAINKMPDEVKTLCRLADISSKSLLLQIVRESDPRKMMALVERITRDGASPTRQQAREAVAKPKHGRPKAFTFVYKAPARTFNLKMTFPKRQVERSEIIHALEGILDELRRSK, from the coding sequence GTGTCTAAGCGATCGGGTCTGCCCGAGACCATTCGGATGCGTCACGATGAGCACTATGTCGAGACGTTGTCGGCGCCCGCCGGGACGCCGATCGGCCGTCTCGTCACCATCGATCAGATTGATCCGAATCCTGACCAGCCGCGACAGACCATGGGGGATCTGTCGGAGTTGATGGCCTCGATTGGCGAGAAGGGGATTCTGGAACCGCTCATTGTCCGGTGCAAGGGAGGGCGGTATCAGATCATCGCCGGCGAGCGACGGTATCAGGCGGCCGTCCAGGTCGGGCTGACCGAGTTGCCCGTGGTCATCCGAGATGTGGATGAGGACGAGGTCATTGAACTGGCCCTGATCGAGAATCTCCAGCGCAAGGATCTGACCCCGTTCGAGGAGGCCGAGGCTCTGCACGCCGTCGCCGAAAAGCAGGGGCTGACGCACGAGGATCTCGCGAAGCGGCTGGGGAAGTCTCGCACGTCAATCACCGAGACCCTGGCCATCAACAAGATGCCAGACGAGGTGAAAACGCTGTGTCGGCTGGCCGACATTTCGTCTAAGTCTTTGTTATTGCAGATAGTTAGAGAGTCTGACCCCCGGAAAATGATGGCGCTCGTCGAGCGGATCACGCGCGATGGAGCTTCACCGACGCGTCAACAGGCTCGAGAGGCCGTCGCCAAGCCCAAACACGGCCGGCCGAAGGCCTTTACCTTTGTGTACAAGGCGCCCGCCAGGACGTTCAACTTGAAGATGACCTTTCCAAAACGACAGGTCGAACGTTCAGAGATCATCCACGCACTCGAAGGCATCCTGGACGAGTTGCGCAGAAGCAAGTAG